Proteins from a single region of Puntigrus tetrazona isolate hp1 chromosome 2, ASM1883169v1, whole genome shotgun sequence:
- the bmi1b gene encoding polycomb complex protein BMI-1-B encodes MTMHRTTRIKITELNPHLMCVLCGGYFIDATTIVECLHSFCKLCIVRYLETSKYCPICDVQVHKTKPLLNIRSDKTLQDIVYKLVPGLFKNEMKRRRDFYAEHPVDATNGSNEDRGEVADEDKRIIADDEIISLSIEFFDQNKIDSKEGEEKETTKEVNVKRYLQCPAAMTVMHLRKFLRSKMDIPCTFQIEVMYEDEPLKDYYTLMDIAYIYTWRRNGPLPLKYRVRPGCKKMKLSGPRDDMAGGRRPDIESDSSSDKPNSPTAAAAPSTSTSLPSPSAPVQSSHPSFPHISTVNGVSAKVGHNGQTPFSSKVCKTSHNGSNSLG; translated from the exons ATGACAATGCACCGAACAACGAGAATCAAGATAACGGAGCTAAATCCTCATCTGATGTGCGTTTTATGTGGAGGATACTTCATCGACGCGACCACCATCGTCGAATGTTTGCATTCGT TCTGCAAACTGTGCATTGTGAGGTACCTGGAGACCAGCAAATATTGTCCAATTTGTGATGTCCAAGTTCATAAAACGAAGCCTCTCCTCAATATCAG GTCAGATAAGACCCTTCAGGACATCGTCTACAAGCTGGTGCCTGGTCTGTTCAAAA ATGAGATGAAACGAAGGAGAGATTTTTATGCAGAGCATCCAGTTGATG CTACTAATGGTTCTAATGAGGACCGAGGAGAAGTGGCAGATGAAGACAAGAGAATCATTGCTGATGATGAGATCATCAGTCTGTCCATTGAGTTTTTTGATCAGAACAA gATTGACAGTAAAGagggagaagaaaaagaaaccaCAAAAGAG GTGAATGTAAAGCGGTACTTGCAGTGCCCTGCGGCTATGACAGTAATGCATCTCAGAAAATTTCTCAGAAGTAAAATGGATATACCATGTACCTTTCAG ATTGAAGTTATGTATGAAGACGAGCCTTTGAAAGATTATTATACTCTTATGGATATTGCTTATATCTACACATGGAGAAGG AACGGGCCCTTGCCATTGAAGTACAGAGTTCGGCCCGGttgcaaaaaaatgaagttAAGCGGCCCGAGGGATGATATGGCCGGTGGCAGAAGGCCTGATATAGAAAGCGACTCCAGCAGTGACAAACCAAACAGCCCGACTGCCGCCGCCGCTCCATCCACCTCCACCTCTCTGCCCAGCCCGAGCGCTCCGGTCCAGTCTTCACACCCCAGCTTCCCCCATATCTCCACCGTTAATGGAGTCTCTGCCAAAGTGGGCCACAATGGCCAAACTCCTTTCAGCAGCAAAGTCTGCAAAACTTCTCACAACGGCTCCAACTCCCTTGGGTGA